In Parageobacillus sp. KH3-4, the genomic window CACGCCAAAGGGAAACTGACGGCCCGCGAGCGTATCGATTTGCTTCTCGATGAAGGAACATTTGTCGAGATGAACCCGTTCATCGAACATCGCTGCACCGATTTTGGCCTTGACGGAAAAAAAGGACCAGGAGACGGTGTTGTGACCGGGTACGGGAAAATCAACGGCCGCACCGTATTTGTTTTTTCCCAAGATTTTACCGTATTCGGTGGCGCGCTTGGGGAAATGCATGCGAAGAAAATTGCCAATATTATGGATTTAGCCGCAAAAACTGGAGCGCCAGTCATCGGCTTGAATGATTCGGGAGGCGCGCGCATTCAAGAAGGAGTATTGTCGTTAGACGGATATGGGCATATTTTTTACCGCAATGCCATTTATTCCGGCGTCATTCCGCAAATTTCCGTCATTATGGGGCCATGTGCGGGCGGTGCTGTTTATTCACCGGCGATTACCGATTTTGTATTTATGGTTGAAAAGACGAGCCAAATGTTTATTACTGGGCCGAAAGTGATTGAAACGGTGACGGGAGAAAAAATTAGCGCCGAAGATTTGGGCGGGGCGCGTGTGCATAATACGATCAGCGGCAACGCCCACTTTTCCGGAGCAACCGAGGAAGAGGTGCTTCAACAAGTGCGGAAGCTATTAAGCTATTTGCCGCAAAACAATCAAGAAAAACCGCCGTTTGGACCGGTTCCGGAAGAAGATGATTACCGGCCGGATTTGGCCGACGCAGTTCCAATTGATGCGGTCCGTCCGTATGACGTGCGCAACGTCATTTTGCAAGTCGTCGATGAAGGTTCATTCATGGAAGTGCAAAAAGATTTTGCGAAAAATATTGTCGTCGGTTTTGCCCGCATAAAAGGCGAAGTCGTCGGGCTTGTGTGCAACCAACCAAAATTTATGGCCGGCGGGCTTGACATCGATTCATCGGATAAAGCGGCCCGGTTTATCCGCTTTTGCGACTCGTTTAATATTCCGCTTATTACGTTTGAAGATGTCACCGGCTTTTTTCCGGGCGTCAAGCAGGAGCATGGCGGCATCATCCGCCATGGCGCGAAAATTTTGTACGCATATTCCGAAGCGACTGTCCCGAAAATTACCGTTATATTGCGGAAAGCATACGGAGGCGCGTATGTAGCGCTCAACAGCAAGTCGATTGGCGCCGACGTCGTTTACGCGTGGCCGAATGCGGAAATCGCTGTGATGGGGCCGCAAGGGGCGGCGAACATCATTTTTGCGAGCGAAATCGAAAATAGCCCGAACCCAGAAGAAACGCGGGCGCAAAAAATTGAGGAGTACCGGCAAAAATTCGCGAATCCGTACGTCGCTGCAAAATACGGTATGGTCGATGATGTCATCGATCCGCGCGATACGAGAATCAAGATCATTCAGGCGCTCGATATGCTCCGCCATAAACACGAAGAGCGTCCGAAGAAAAAGCATGGCAATATTCCGCTATAAAGCAGTGACCTCCGCTGCCTATTTGTGGGCGGCGGGTTGATTCATTTGCGAAGAGACCATTTTAGTGGGGAAAATCGAATCATCGTTGGAATGGCTGGCGTTTCGCACATCACCTAAAGCTGACGTGACAGTAAATGTATTGTTCATAAGGCAACCTCTCCCCAACATAATTTAGTTTCATTTTTTATCTTCAAAAACAATTTTTCGCAATCATTGGCAAGATCGGGTATACTTTTAAATGAGTACATAAGCAGGAGGAAGAATGAAAATGGTTAATCAGCAACGCTTAGTCGACGAATTTTTAGAGCTTGTGCAAATCGATTCAGAGACAAAACATGAAGGCGACATCGCCAAAGTGTTAAAACAAAAGTTCGAAGCGCTTGGGCTTCATGTCATTGAAGACGATGCCGCGGCGAAAACCGGGCACGGCGCGGGAAATTTGATTTGCACGTTAGAGGCGACAAAAGAAGGTGTTGACCCGATTTATTTTACGTCCCATATGGATACCGTCGTTCCGGGAAAAGGAGTGAAACCGTCGATTCAAGACGGATACATCGTGACTGATGGAACGACGATTTTAGGAGCGGACGATAAAGCCGGATTAGCGGCGATGTTTGAAGCAATTCGCGTCTTAAAAGAACGAAACATTCCGCACGGCACCATTCAGTTTATTATTACGGTCGGGGAAGAATCCGGACTCGTCGGAGCGAAGGCGCTCGATCCGTCGCTTATTCAAGCGAAATTCGGCTACGCGCTGGACAGCGACGGCAAAGTTGGAAATATTGTCGTCGCCGCGCCGACACAGGCGAAATTGAAAGTCGTTGTTCACGGAAAAACGGCGCATGCCGGCGTGGCCCCGGAAAAAGGGGTTTCCGCGATTACGATCGCCGCCAAAGCGATCGCAAAAATGCCGCTCGGCCGCATTGACGAAGAAACGACAGCAAACATCGGCCGCTTTGAGGGCGGAACGCAAACAAACATCGTTTGCGACCGCGTCGATATTTTAGCGGAAGCGCGCTCGCTAGTGCCGGAAAAAATGGAAGCGCAAGTCGCGAAAATGAAAGAAGCGTTTGAAACAGTTGCTGCAGAAATGGGCGGGCGCGCCGAAGTGGATGTAGAGGTAATGTATCCGGGCTTTAAGTTCGGTGACGGCGATCATGTTGTCGAAGTCGCGAAACGAGCCGCAGCCAAAATTGGGCGTCCGTGCGAATTGCTTCGCAGCGGCGGCGGCAGCGATGCAAACGTCATTGCCGGCTTTGGCATTCCGACAGTAAATTTGGCAGTCGGCTACGAAGATATTCATACGACGAATGAACGCATGCCGATTGCGGAACTTGTGAAATTGACAGAAATGGTTGTAACGATCGTCGAAGAAGTGGCAAAATGATAACGGGGCATCCATGCTTGGATGCTCCCTTTGCATAGAATAGGCGATGAGAGGGGACGGTGGAATGAACAAGTTTGTTGTTTTTCAGTTGGAGCGCGAGCAATACGCATTACCTGTTACACATGTTATCTCTATTGAAAAGATGGCGGACCCGACTGTCGTTCCGCAAATGCCGGATTATATGGTCGGAGTCGTCCGCATTCGCGGCGAATTAGTGCCTGTGCTTGATACGCGAAAACTGTTGTATGGGCGCCCTTTTGAAGAAACGGATAAAACGAGGATTATTGTCACGGCGACCGAAGATATTTCCGTGGCGTTCATTGTCGATGAGGCAAAAGAAATTCTCGATATTCCAGAGGAGTCAGTCAAACAAGTGAATATGCTTGCGTATCGACAAACACCTTATTTTATTGGCATTGCCAGCTTGCCGGAACGGTTGATTACATTAATTGACCCGAATCAATTATTTGAGAATTTAGAAGGAGCAAAAACGATAAAGGAGCATATTCACAATCACCAATGAATGGAGAGCGTCTAATGAATCGTGGTAATTTCTTGTATATGGGCTCTCAAGCGCTACAACAAGCGATATTGATCTTGCTTTTTTAAGAGAACGGACAGAGCAGAGCTGTTTATGATTGTCGGGGAGCTTGCAGCGATTTTGAATGGTGACGTTGACCCCATTGATTGTGAAGGAAGCAACGGCCGTTTTTCAAGCACAATGGTTAGGAATATTGTGATAATGATGAAAAAGCACGATTTGCGATGAGATACGCAGTTAAATGAAGAACTGGCAAAGATTCTTAAAAGAGAACGGTGTATGAGTAACAATGTTATGATGTCGAAGAACATCTGGATGATTTTCGCGATTTATAGGAAGCAAGTGCTGCCACAAGAAGGAAAGGAATAAGACGAGAGGCTGCTGTACGCGGCCTTTTTTGTTTTTATGCATTTAGGTTTTTGCCCATACATTTTCGCCTTCCGCGCATACCCTAGAAAATGAGGAAACCCACTCCATTTGTTTCCTAATCCATGATTACGCGAAATATTAAAGGAGGAATTTGATATGGACGAAAGACAATTTGGAATGTATCCGACTGGCGGATACTACCCGTATCATCATTACCCATATTATCATCA contains:
- a CDS encoding acyl-CoA carboxylase subunit beta — encoded protein: MADMYDKINELYDRRREIELGGGDDKIEKQHAKGKLTARERIDLLLDEGTFVEMNPFIEHRCTDFGLDGKKGPGDGVVTGYGKINGRTVFVFSQDFTVFGGALGEMHAKKIANIMDLAAKTGAPVIGLNDSGGARIQEGVLSLDGYGHIFYRNAIYSGVIPQISVIMGPCAGGAVYSPAITDFVFMVEKTSQMFITGPKVIETVTGEKISAEDLGGARVHNTISGNAHFSGATEEEVLQQVRKLLSYLPQNNQEKPPFGPVPEEDDYRPDLADAVPIDAVRPYDVRNVILQVVDEGSFMEVQKDFAKNIVVGFARIKGEVVGLVCNQPKFMAGGLDIDSSDKAARFIRFCDSFNIPLITFEDVTGFFPGVKQEHGGIIRHGAKILYAYSEATVPKITVILRKAYGGAYVALNSKSIGADVVYAWPNAEIAVMGPQGAANIIFASEIENSPNPEETRAQKIEEYRQKFANPYVAAKYGMVDDVIDPRDTRIKIIQALDMLRHKHEERPKKKHGNIPL
- a CDS encoding tripeptidase T, with product MVNQQRLVDEFLELVQIDSETKHEGDIAKVLKQKFEALGLHVIEDDAAAKTGHGAGNLICTLEATKEGVDPIYFTSHMDTVVPGKGVKPSIQDGYIVTDGTTILGADDKAGLAAMFEAIRVLKERNIPHGTIQFIITVGEESGLVGAKALDPSLIQAKFGYALDSDGKVGNIVVAAPTQAKLKVVVHGKTAHAGVAPEKGVSAITIAAKAIAKMPLGRIDEETTANIGRFEGGTQTNIVCDRVDILAEARSLVPEKMEAQVAKMKEAFETVAAEMGGRAEVDVEVMYPGFKFGDGDHVVEVAKRAAAKIGRPCELLRSGGGSDANVIAGFGIPTVNLAVGYEDIHTTNERMPIAELVKLTEMVVTIVEEVAK
- a CDS encoding chemotaxis protein CheW; this encodes MNKFVVFQLEREQYALPVTHVISIEKMADPTVVPQMPDYMVGVVRIRGELVPVLDTRKLLYGRPFEETDKTRIIVTATEDISVAFIVDEAKEILDIPEESVKQVNMLAYRQTPYFIGIASLPERLITLIDPNQLFENLEGAKTIKEHIHNHQ